A portion of the Nitratidesulfovibrio termitidis HI1 genome contains these proteins:
- a CDS encoding HEPN domain-containing protein → MKLAQRCCPLYTRPLLATIELIELDAISIKRNDPSIVTNKFPDYMDEIWFRRIYGMVYSWYFARFEDKMNQSQSRTCEGATFIRETPYLTKIPLTTSKIEKPGETAWLCFHDSVQSSEDVLSWIQQGPNFKLLSAKDIKKARSITKEISNNLRSINIAVLGMDKSNEKISEMSQRILPSLQDAARSLAKADDISIACAFWPMQLACELALKCLSLQRGHNFKETHDLFYLFDNIPPPYLTFSRAEISKLPNCKEIINSRYSSAKKYTIKESFRAYHAAVNIVAATTSSFNIRFKLGNAKILLQLPPWARAD, encoded by the coding sequence ATGAAGCTCGCCCAAAGATGTTGTCCGCTTTATACTCGGCCACTATTGGCAACCATAGAACTTATTGAACTAGATGCTATCAGTATTAAAAGAAATGATCCCAGCATAGTGACAAATAAATTCCCTGACTATATGGATGAAATATGGTTCAGGCGCATATATGGCATGGTGTATAGCTGGTATTTTGCGCGTTTCGAAGACAAAATGAATCAGTCACAGTCCCGCACGTGCGAAGGCGCGACATTTATACGTGAAACTCCATATTTAACAAAAATACCACTCACAACATCCAAGATTGAAAAACCTGGGGAAACAGCTTGGCTTTGTTTCCATGACTCTGTCCAGTCCAGCGAAGATGTATTGAGCTGGATTCAACAGGGTCCAAACTTTAAACTTCTTTCCGCAAAAGATATAAAAAAAGCCCGCTCCATAACAAAAGAAATATCTAACAATCTTCGCAGCATTAACATTGCAGTCTTGGGGATGGACAAATCAAATGAAAAAATATCAGAAATGAGTCAACGCATCTTGCCAAGCCTTCAAGATGCGGCAAGATCGCTGGCAAAAGCTGATGATATAAGCATTGCGTGTGCATTTTGGCCTATGCAACTGGCGTGCGAATTAGCTCTTAAGTGCCTGTCCTTGCAGCGAGGCCACAACTTTAAAGAAACACATGATCTATTCTACCTTTTTGACAATATTCCTCCACCTTACCTTACTTTTTCACGGGCAGAAATCTCTAAACTTCCAAACTGTAAAGAAATTATTAACTCGCGATATTCTAGCGCAAAAAAATATACGATAAAAGAAAGCTTCCGCGCGTATCATGCTGCTGTAAACATCGTTGCAGCGACCACATCATCATTTAACATACGTTTTAAATTAGGGAATGCTAAAATTCTCTTGCAGCTTCCACCATGGGCAAGAGCGGACTAA
- a CDS encoding substrate-binding periplasmic protein: MLDLIIKGAFARTGVGVSLQQLPSERGLVMADGGQVDGDGNRISGLQAAYPNLLQVPESNMTYEFTAFALRPDVQVRNWDDLRHYTVAYIIGWKIYDENVHAGSTVKVATPENLFALLRAGRVDVVLYYRLGGLYYARKLGLTNLRVLDPPLARREMYMYLNSRHADLVPRLADALRGMKKDGSYERIAAPFLGR, from the coding sequence ATGCTGGACCTGATCATCAAGGGGGCCTTCGCGCGTACCGGGGTGGGCGTCTCCCTGCAGCAGTTGCCCAGCGAGCGCGGGCTGGTCATGGCCGACGGCGGGCAGGTAGACGGTGACGGCAACCGCATCAGCGGGTTGCAGGCTGCCTACCCCAACCTGCTCCAGGTGCCCGAAAGCAACATGACCTACGAATTCACGGCCTTTGCCCTGCGACCGGACGTGCAGGTGCGCAACTGGGACGACCTGCGCCACTACACCGTCGCCTACATCATCGGCTGGAAGATCTACGACGAGAACGTGCACGCCGGCAGCACGGTAAAGGTCGCCACACCGGAAAACCTGTTCGCACTGCTGCGGGCCGGGCGCGTGGACGTGGTGCTCTACTACCGCCTGGGCGGTCTGTACTACGCCCGCAAGCTGGGCCTGACCAATCTGCGCGTGCTGGACCCGCCCCTGGCCCGGCGCGAAATGTACATGTATCTCAACAGCCGCCATGCCGACCTGGTCCCCCGCCTGGCGGATGCCCTGCGCGGCATGAAGAAGGACGGCAGCTACGAACGCATCGCGGCCCCGTTCCTGGGGCGGTAG